Proteins encoded within one genomic window of Candidatus Zixiibacteriota bacterium:
- a CDS encoding slipin family protein, giving the protein MVAPSLFSIGIILVLFLWFLSAAIKILKEYERGVVFRLGRLVGAKGPGLIILIPVVDKFVRVDLRVITYDVPAQDVITKDNVSVKVNAVLYFQVTDPSRAVVSVANFFEATSQIAQTTLRSVLGQVELDDLLANREKINAELQSIIDEQTEPWGVKVSVVEVKNVDLPPEMQRAMARQAEAERERRSKVIHAEGEYQAAQRLADAAGVIATQPNAMQLRFLQTMVEVSAEKNSTLVFPVPIDLLDSFKKYLDRGSNTPKA; this is encoded by the coding sequence GTGGTTGCACCAAGTCTCTTTTCGATTGGGATCATCCTGGTCCTGTTTCTCTGGTTTCTTTCGGCCGCAATCAAAATTCTTAAAGAATACGAGCGTGGTGTGGTGTTCCGTCTCGGACGCCTGGTGGGAGCCAAAGGACCCGGCCTGATTATTCTGATCCCGGTTGTCGATAAGTTCGTGCGGGTCGATCTGCGCGTTATTACCTACGATGTGCCGGCTCAGGATGTTATTACCAAGGATAACGTTTCAGTCAAGGTCAACGCCGTGTTGTATTTCCAGGTGACCGATCCGAGCCGGGCGGTGGTCTCCGTGGCAAATTTCTTCGAGGCCACCTCGCAGATTGCCCAGACTACCCTGCGATCTGTTCTGGGGCAGGTCGAGTTGGATGACCTGCTCGCCAACCGTGAGAAGATTAACGCTGAGCTGCAGTCAATCATCGACGAACAGACCGAGCCCTGGGGGGTTAAGGTCAGCGTGGTCGAGGTGAAGAATGTCGATCTCCCGCCGGAAATGCAACGCGCCATGGCGCGCCAGGCCGAGGCGGAACGTGAGCGGCGCTCCAAGGTGATTCACGCCGAGGGTGAATACCAGGCGGCCCAGCGCCTGGCCGATGCGGCGGGCGTGATCGCGACCCAGCCGAACGCGATGCAACTGCGGTTTTTGCAGACGATGGTCGAGGTCTCGGCCGAGAAAAACTCGACACTGGTTTTCCCGGTCCCGATCGACCTGCTGGACTCGTTCAAGAAATATCTGGATAGGGGCTCAAACACCCCGAAAGCTTAG
- a CDS encoding nodulation protein NfeD, producing the protein MRVRSTILIPLALLLLISPIISQAIRAANEDEIDAAADTRVVDSVTVGEDTDNPLTLVYTMTIDGAIGAVTSDRIEDALDKADEDGAALLVIFMDTPGGFTKPTWTICKNILNSPVPVCTYIAPSGARAGSAGVYITYASHFAAMAPSTNIGAAHPVGGGGQEVDSVMNEKITNDAVAQIKAAAEKRGRNAEWAERAVRESVSITDNEALAMGVIEFRAEDIEDLLRQINGREADLPGGKKTMKLDKTHTEEIPTSWIYRLLELITDPDIALILFSLGSLGLMLELYNPGAILPGVVGAISLLLALYAFQTLPINYTGVALILLAIILFIAEIKVVSHGILTIGGVIAFFLGGLMLVDSVDPALRVSMTTLITVTIVVGVAFAVVIWLVIKAHGRKVVVGNEGMIGQLAEVRRPDMVHIEGALWKARTEDRQALTPGDTVEVVAVQGLTLIVRKTNS; encoded by the coding sequence ATGCGAGTACGATCAACCATTCTAATTCCGCTCGCGCTCTTGCTTCTCATTAGTCCGATTATTTCCCAGGCAATAAGAGCCGCGAACGAAGACGAGATCGACGCCGCTGCCGATACTCGGGTTGTCGATAGTGTCACCGTAGGCGAGGATACGGACAATCCTCTCACCCTGGTCTACACCATGACCATCGACGGCGCTATCGGTGCTGTTACCAGCGACCGAATCGAGGATGCGCTCGACAAGGCCGATGAAGACGGCGCGGCGTTGCTTGTTATCTTCATGGACACGCCCGGCGGTTTCACCAAACCGACCTGGACCATCTGCAAGAATATCCTGAACTCCCCGGTGCCGGTTTGTACTTACATCGCCCCGTCGGGAGCACGAGCCGGTTCGGCCGGGGTGTATATCACCTACGCCTCACATTTCGCCGCCATGGCTCCCTCGACCAATATAGGAGCCGCCCATCCGGTGGGAGGCGGGGGACAGGAAGTCGACTCGGTGATGAACGAGAAAATTACCAACGATGCCGTGGCGCAGATCAAAGCCGCCGCCGAGAAGCGCGGCCGCAACGCCGAATGGGCCGAACGCGCCGTTCGGGAGTCAGTCTCGATCACCGATAACGAAGCGCTCGCAATGGGTGTAATTGAGTTCCGGGCAGAGGACATCGAAGATTTACTTCGCCAGATTAACGGCAGGGAAGCCGATCTGCCCGGTGGTAAAAAGACCATGAAGCTCGATAAAACTCACACCGAAGAAATCCCGACCTCATGGATATATCGCCTGCTTGAGTTGATCACCGATCCGGATATCGCCCTGATTCTTTTCTCGCTCGGCAGCCTCGGTCTGATGCTTGAGTTGTACAATCCGGGTGCGATATTGCCCGGTGTGGTCGGAGCCATCTCACTGTTGCTGGCGCTCTACGCCTTCCAGACCCTGCCCATCAACTACACCGGGGTGGCGCTGATTTTGCTGGCGATCATTTTGTTCATTGCCGAAATCAAGGTGGTCAGTCACGGCATTTTGACCATCGGCGGCGTTATTGCCTTTTTCCTTGGAGGGCTTATGCTGGTAGATTCCGTTGATCCCGCTTTGCGGGTTTCTATGACCACCCTCATCACCGTCACGATCGTTGTCGGCGTTGCCTTTGCCGTTGTCATCTGGCTGGTTATCAAGGCGCACGGACGCAAGGTTGTGGTCGGTAACGAGGGCATGATCGGGCAGTTGGCCGAGGTGCGTCGGCCCGATATGGTCCATATCGAGGGTGCTCTCTGGAAAGCCCGGACCGAGGATCGTCAGGCGCTTACGCCGGGCGATACGGTCGAAGTTGTCGCGGTCCAGGGATTGACTCTTATTGTCAGGAAGACGAACTCATAG
- a CDS encoding amidohydrolase, whose product MKTKSLIYNARIYTQAEGVSADSLAFNRGRIVAVGKRLQHDPEFAGYEKIDLNRRTVVPGLVDAHTHFFYFARSLSMVSLHGLTSVDACLKKIAAHAAKLKKGDWVVGEGYGPNWFVDNVQPDRYMLDSVTGGRPAFIFSKDEHSAWVNSRALNKANIGPRSLDPKGGRIERDSQGVPTGILRERPGYDPVYGMIPPLSESRIRRYWKQALEYAYSKGVTGVHSFDGPEGFEWFADLAEKDKLGLRINFYPTADLAENVVRQGVRYGAGNDWLRIAGIKVFADGSLGSITALCFDSYAGRPGDYGIEVTGVREIAGIARLAAKAGLPLAVHAIGDKAVSNVLEALESVPPLSNGARHRIEHIQLVRRKDIARIKRLGVVLSMQPCHFPLDITPIRKYWGNRSRNAYIIRTFLDKGLDMAFGSDVPIEPLDPITGIAAAVRRVRPGTSDCLHPEQRITAAEGVRAFTVGAAVAAGQAHERGYLLPGYPADFVVLSDDITKVAVTRIGQVRPLATVLDGKVKYSTDELHL is encoded by the coding sequence TTGAAGACGAAGAGTTTGATTTATAACGCCCGCATTTATACCCAGGCCGAGGGTGTCTCGGCCGACTCGCTGGCGTTCAATCGCGGGCGGATCGTTGCGGTCGGCAAACGACTTCAGCACGATCCCGAGTTCGCCGGCTACGAAAAAATCGACCTCAACCGCCGCACGGTTGTCCCCGGTCTGGTCGATGCCCATACTCATTTCTTCTATTTTGCACGCTCACTTTCGATGGTTTCTCTGCATGGACTGACTTCGGTCGACGCCTGTCTCAAGAAGATCGCCGCCCATGCCGCCAAACTCAAAAAGGGGGACTGGGTCGTGGGGGAAGGCTATGGTCCCAACTGGTTTGTCGATAACGTACAGCCGGATCGTTACATGCTCGACTCGGTAACCGGCGGTCGTCCAGCCTTCATTTTCTCCAAGGATGAACATTCTGCCTGGGTCAACAGCCGCGCTCTCAACAAGGCCAATATCGGTCCGCGCAGTCTCGATCCGAAGGGCGGTCGCATCGAACGCGACAGCCAGGGCGTTCCCACCGGCATCCTGCGTGAACGTCCCGGTTACGATCCGGTCTATGGCATGATTCCCCCTCTGTCGGAATCACGAATCCGGCGTTATTGGAAACAGGCTTTGGAGTATGCTTACTCAAAAGGCGTCACCGGCGTACATTCGTTCGATGGCCCCGAGGGCTTCGAATGGTTTGCCGACTTGGCCGAAAAGGATAAGCTGGGACTTCGGATCAACTTCTATCCGACAGCCGACCTGGCCGAGAATGTCGTTAGGCAGGGGGTCCGCTACGGAGCCGGCAACGACTGGCTTCGCATCGCCGGCATCAAGGTGTTTGCCGATGGTTCTCTGGGAAGTATCACCGCTCTTTGTTTCGACTCGTACGCCGGACGTCCCGGAGACTACGGGATCGAAGTGACCGGTGTGCGTGAGATTGCCGGCATCGCCCGATTGGCAGCCAAAGCGGGACTTCCACTGGCCGTTCATGCCATTGGCGACAAAGCGGTTTCCAACGTTCTCGAAGCGCTCGAATCAGTTCCTCCGCTGAGTAACGGAGCGCGACACCGTATCGAGCACATTCAACTGGTACGGCGCAAAGATATCGCCCGAATCAAACGACTGGGGGTCGTATTGTCGATGCAGCCTTGTCATTTCCCATTGGACATAACTCCGATTCGCAAGTATTGGGGCAATCGCAGCCGTAATGCCTATATCATTCGCACTTTCCTCGATAAGGGACTCGATATGGCTTTCGGTTCCGATGTCCCCATCGAACCGCTCGATCCGATCACCGGTATTGCCGCCGCCGTGCGACGTGTGCGTCCCGGCACCAGCGACTGTCTCCATCCCGAGCAACGCATCACCGCCGCCGAAGGAGTCCGAGCCTTCACCGTCGGAGCCGCCGTTGCCGCCGGTCAGGCGCACGAACGAGGTTATTTGTTGCCCGGCTACCCGGCCGATTTTGTGGTGTTGTCCGATGACATTACGAAGGTAGCTGTTACTCGTATCGGACAGGTTCGCCCGCTGGCGACAGTGCTTGACGGTAAGGTCAAATACTCCACCGACGAGCTCCATTTGTAG
- the selB gene encoding selenocysteine-specific translation elongation factor — MLIIGTAGHIDHGKSAIVRRLTGTDPDRLPEEKARGMTIDLGFAFRMHDQRREIAFVDVPGHERFVKNMIAGAGGIDVVMLVVAADDGWMPQSQEHFQIVRLLGIERGIIVINKIDLVGDPDWIDLLEADIRDKTAGSFLAEAPIFRVSAQTGEGIDKLAEHIDHLADEAAAEKDIDKARLYIDRSFVLLGIGGVVTGTLRDGSFSVGQSVTIWPSGTSGKIRSLRANDTEVEQALPGQRTAVSVSGVDKEQLVRGGVVMTRESIAFFRDNQVLALSVELIPEAKLALTNRRRVVFITGATEVEGEIRLYRRRTLKAGESGILFFKPDEPVLSLIGDRFIVRLPTPMVTLGGGRIIDHLPHFPRMRSIEEYRYLEQRDGDLRTLIISELEKRLAVDKRELLHNAAISDKKVQREIKALVQDRTVGVFRDMIYHRSTMETAVEAMKKHLLAFLDERSHLKGIPRDQMIQISRMPEPRAEMLIEYMLSEGILVRSGETLNLVGRGMSLKGKVKQLHDDILKQITENPYTPPRLPDLVKLDKEAREAIKYILEAEEGHKCGAEFVFAATVWKELVRFIREALNRNGELTVAALKDRFGLTRKFAIPVLEETDRLKFTRRDGDRRIKGERFEDEEFDL, encoded by the coding sequence ATGCTCATCATTGGTACGGCAGGACATATCGACCACGGCAAGTCCGCTATCGTGCGCCGTTTGACCGGTACCGACCCGGATCGATTGCCCGAAGAAAAAGCACGCGGTATGACCATCGATCTCGGTTTTGCCTTTCGCATGCACGATCAGCGCCGGGAGATCGCTTTTGTCGATGTCCCCGGTCACGAACGCTTTGTCAAAAACATGATCGCCGGGGCGGGGGGAATCGATGTCGTTATGCTGGTCGTGGCAGCCGATGACGGCTGGATGCCGCAGAGCCAGGAGCATTTCCAGATTGTCCGATTGCTCGGAATTGAGCGGGGCATAATCGTTATCAACAAAATCGACCTGGTTGGCGATCCCGACTGGATCGATCTGCTGGAGGCGGACATCCGTGATAAAACCGCCGGATCGTTTTTGGCCGAAGCTCCGATTTTCCGTGTTTCGGCTCAGACCGGCGAAGGTATCGACAAACTAGCCGAACATATCGACCACCTCGCGGATGAAGCGGCGGCGGAAAAAGACATCGACAAAGCCCGTCTATACATCGACCGCTCTTTCGTTCTGCTCGGAATCGGCGGCGTCGTGACCGGCACGTTACGCGATGGCTCCTTTTCTGTCGGACAGTCGGTGACGATCTGGCCCTCCGGAACCAGCGGTAAAATACGTTCGCTTCGAGCCAACGACACCGAGGTCGAACAAGCTCTTCCGGGTCAACGCACGGCTGTGTCCGTTTCGGGAGTTGACAAGGAGCAATTGGTCCGGGGTGGTGTTGTCATGACTCGTGAGTCGATTGCGTTCTTTCGCGACAACCAGGTCCTGGCTTTGTCCGTGGAACTCATTCCCGAAGCCAAACTGGCACTGACGAACCGTCGCCGTGTGGTGTTCATAACCGGTGCTACCGAAGTCGAGGGCGAGATACGCCTGTATCGTCGTCGTACGCTCAAAGCCGGGGAGAGCGGTATCCTGTTTTTCAAACCGGACGAACCGGTTTTAAGTTTAATCGGTGACCGCTTCATCGTTCGTCTGCCTACCCCGATGGTTACTCTTGGGGGCGGTCGTATTATCGACCATCTGCCGCATTTCCCTCGCATGCGAAGTATAGAAGAATATCGCTACCTGGAACAGCGTGACGGTGATTTACGAACGTTGATAATCAGCGAGCTGGAAAAACGACTGGCGGTCGACAAACGAGAACTGCTGCACAACGCCGCCATCTCGGATAAAAAAGTGCAGCGTGAGATCAAAGCGCTGGTTCAGGATCGAACGGTCGGGGTGTTTCGGGATATGATTTACCATCGATCTACGATGGAAACCGCGGTCGAAGCGATGAAAAAACATTTGCTCGCGTTCCTCGATGAACGCTCTCATCTCAAAGGGATCCCGCGCGACCAGATGATTCAGATATCACGCATGCCGGAACCGCGTGCCGAGATGTTGATAGAATACATGCTCAGCGAAGGGATACTCGTGCGTTCCGGTGAAACGCTCAATCTGGTCGGGCGCGGCATGAGTCTCAAGGGGAAGGTCAAGCAACTGCACGATGATATCCTGAAGCAAATTACGGAGAATCCCTACACCCCTCCGCGTTTGCCGGATCTGGTGAAGCTCGACAAGGAAGCGCGTGAGGCAATCAAATATATCCTTGAGGCCGAGGAAGGCCACAAATGCGGCGCTGAGTTCGTTTTTGCCGCGACTGTCTGGAAAGAACTGGTGCGATTCATTCGCGAGGCGTTGAACCGAAACGGTGAGTTGACCGTGGCGGCTCTTAAGGATCGTTTTGGACTGACGCGCAAGTTCGCTATCCCGGTTCTGGAAGAGACCGACCGGCTCAAATTTACCCGGCGCGACGGCGACCGGCGGATCAAAGGAGAGCGCTTTGAAGACGAAGAGTTTGATTTATAA
- the selA gene encoding L-seryl-tRNA(Sec) selenium transferase codes for MAKTEIKKLRDFPAIEELLQSPALQTAISEVPRPIAAEIVKQETAAAKEQVKAGQELTLSQLHRTIERALAAMKRAEITRVINATGIVIHTNLGRAPLPMELFDEVKKAVTGYGNIEFDLHRGVRGKRGIACEKYLASLAGAEAACVVNNNAAALLLILNSLANRREVVVSRGELVQIGGGFRIPDIMRRSGARLCEVGTTNITNAKDYLNEINERTALILKVHKSNFIQAGFTEEADLSELVRIGREHGVAVVNDLGSGVLISTRELIGYDEPSVQNSVRAGADLTCFSGDKMLGGVQAGLIVGRTELVNKIKRNPLFRTVRVDKIIYSMLEKLFTIYLNGRHDEEIKLWAKVKVPESELYKRGKAVLAELGNPPGLSVEATDAFMGGGSLPESAIPSVGIVFSPDYNATGLIRKLREQPTPIIGRIQDNRLVLDIKTVDLEDLPILTQAIRTILK; via the coding sequence CGCGTCCGATAGCAGCGGAGATTGTCAAACAGGAGACAGCTGCGGCTAAAGAACAGGTGAAGGCGGGGCAGGAGTTGACGCTGTCGCAGTTGCATCGCACGATCGAACGTGCGCTGGCGGCTATGAAACGCGCCGAAATAACTCGTGTGATAAACGCCACTGGAATTGTAATACATACCAATCTCGGGCGTGCGCCGCTGCCGATGGAATTGTTCGATGAAGTTAAAAAAGCGGTTACCGGGTACGGCAATATCGAATTCGATCTTCATCGCGGGGTTCGCGGCAAGCGCGGCATCGCCTGTGAAAAATACCTCGCCTCGCTTGCCGGCGCCGAAGCCGCCTGTGTCGTTAACAACAATGCCGCCGCTCTGTTGCTTATTCTGAATTCTCTCGCCAATCGCCGCGAGGTGGTCGTATCCCGAGGCGAGCTGGTTCAGATCGGCGGTGGTTTTCGCATCCCCGATATCATGCGGCGTTCCGGGGCGCGTTTGTGTGAAGTCGGTACAACCAACATCACCAACGCCAAAGACTACCTTAATGAAATCAATGAACGCACGGCGCTGATTCTGAAAGTCCACAAGAGCAATTTCATTCAGGCCGGTTTTACCGAGGAGGCCGATCTATCAGAATTGGTCCGAATCGGTCGCGAGCATGGGGTGGCGGTGGTCAACGATCTTGGCTCCGGGGTATTGATCTCGACGCGTGAGTTGATCGGCTATGATGAACCCAGTGTCCAGAACTCGGTTCGTGCTGGAGCCGATTTAACTTGTTTCTCCGGAGACAAGATGCTTGGAGGGGTTCAAGCCGGTTTGATCGTCGGTCGTACCGAATTGGTCAACAAGATCAAACGTAATCCGTTATTCCGCACTGTCCGGGTGGATAAAATTATCTATTCGATGCTTGAGAAGTTGTTCACGATCTACCTGAACGGCCGTCATGACGAAGAAATCAAGCTCTGGGCCAAAGTAAAAGTTCCGGAATCGGAGTTGTACAAAAGGGGCAAAGCCGTTCTTGCGGAGTTAGGTAATCCCCCCGGATTATCGGTCGAGGCGACGGATGCTTTCATGGGTGGCGGGTCATTGCCCGAATCAGCGATTCCCTCGGTCGGCATCGTCTTCTCACCCGACTACAACGCGACCGGCCTGATTCGTAAATTGCGCGAACAACCGACGCCGATCATCGGTCGTATTCAGGACAATCGACTCGTACTGGATATCAAGACGGTTGATCTCGAAGACCTTCCGATTCTGACGCAAGCGATACGTACGATTCTGAAATAG